One region of Halohasta litchfieldiae genomic DNA includes:
- a CDS encoding DUF7535 family protein codes for MSNEQSDPGVLESAYRTVTPGYKSHDDTGMDLIGWVVFLGVMTLLFPLIPVFLLVVGVEKLLVRLRKQQ; via the coding sequence ATGAGCAACGAACAGTCCGATCCCGGCGTTCTCGAATCGGCGTACAGAACGGTGACCCCTGGCTATAAGAGCCACGACGACACGGGGATGGATCTCATTGGCTGGGTCGTCTTTCTCGGCGTGATGACGCTGCTGTTCCCGTTGATCCCTGTCTTCCTGCTAGTGGTCGGTGTCGAGAAACTCCTCGTACGGCTCCGAAAGCAACAGTAG